The DNA window ACCTGCAATACATCGTCAACCGGCTCCTGTTCCAACAGGACCAGAACGCGCCGCGCGTGACCGTGGACGTGGGCGGCTACCGCAACCAGGCGCGGGAAGCGCTCATCAAGAAGGCCATGGAGGCGGCGGAGAAAGTGCGCCGGCTGGGCGACATTGTGGAACTGGAGCCGCTCAACTCCTTCGAGCGCCGCATCGTGCACCAGGCCATTAAGGACGACCCGGACATCGAGACGCACAGCGTCGAAGTGGAGGGGACGGACAAGAAGGCCATTTTGTTCCGGCCCAAAAGAAGCTAAGCAGGCGCCGGGGATGAATCCTTGAAGTTGGGGGTCACGTTGGGTGAACAGGGGGGCGGTCAACAGGATTGACATGTTTGGCCGTGATGGAAACGGGGCTTGATGTCCGCGCTTTGCCGTCGGCAACGCTGACCTTCCAGAACAACGGCCTCACGCGTCTGGTCACGACCCGGGCCTACGACGCGCTGAACCGGCTGACGAACATCGTGAGCGCCTCCAACAGCGTGGTGTATGCGGCCTTTGCCTACGGCTACAACGCGGCCAACCAGCGGACGAACGTGATCACGGCGGACGCCTCGCATTGGGTGTATCAGTATGATAAACTGGGCCAGGTGACCTCGGGCAAAAAATACTGGAGCGACGGCACGGCGGTGGCCGGCCAGCAGTTCGACTACGCCTTTGACGACATCGGCAACCGGCAGAGCA is part of the Verrucomicrobiia bacterium genome and encodes:
- a CDS encoding R3H domain-containing nucleic acid-binding protein — translated: MTAQPKATLEKVLALLGFPAEIEEKQIEDGLLLDIKTEDSGRLIGRQGQTLADLQYIVNRLLFQQDQNAPRVTVDVGGYRNQAREALIKKAMEAAEKVRRLGDIVELEPLNSFERRIVHQAIKDDPDIETHSVEVEGTDKKAILFRPKRS